The bacterium genome segment AGACCTCCTCGAGCGTATTCGCCGATGTGCCACCGCCGGTGGGATTGTAGAAATTAAGCGCGACCTTAGCCTCGCCGATCCTTACCTCTATCACCTGACCGATGACCATGCCTGTGTAAGTGTCACCGGCAACCGAAGCTACACCATTTGCGGCCGGCTTAAGCCAATCGCCAATACCAACTGTTCCGGTTGTCTGCACCCACGCGACGCCGGAGGTCGCGATGATATAATCCGTGCCTTCATATCCGACAATCACGCCCATGGCATCTGGATCGTCGTCGGCGCAAGGCGCAACAATATTAGTGCCGCTCGCTTTGACGACAAGACCGACATTATCAGCGGGCGTGCCAGAACAGCCGGAACATGTTACCGAGTATTTAATTATATCGGCGGACATCAGCGGTGCGGTAATTGTTAAAATAAGAACTAATGCCAACAACGTATAAGTCAACCTTCTTGTTCTCATGGTTTCCGTCCTTTTATTAGAATATAAATTTTTTCAAAATCCCACGGGTGCCTCCTATTCGAAAGGGGCACCCTAAATAGTATGTTATTACTGGTTAATCACCTGTGCAATGAATTCACCCGGTGTGCATTTACAATCTTCATACGGGCTTTGAGCGACTGCGCGACGACATAGTATGTCGTCTCAGCGGTCGGTTTCAACACCCTGCGGAGTTCCACGAGGCGAATGGCCATCATCGTTAGGTATGCCATCAAATCGGTCTGGCCCATAAACGCGCGGAACGCTATCATCAGGTCTTTCAGTGCGCTCGGCCGGAAAGTCCGGTGCTGCGCGTTCGGGTCGAAAATCATCTCCTTATACGCGTTGTTCGTGTCCCGCGTCCAAGTCCATGTGTCGTCGAACGCGCGGATTTGCGCGGAGGCGTCGGCGCCGGCGTCGTCTTTGAAAATCACGTTATACGCGCATTTGGAGTTGAAGGGCGGGTCGAGGTAGATCAAATCGACGCATTCATCGGGGAAATATTCCCGATTCCGCAGGATTTCAAGATTGTCGCCGTAGTAGAGGGTGTTCATTTATTGGCCTTTTTTTTCAATTTAGGTAAAACATCTTTCACTATTTTTTCCATAAGACCCGAGCATTGCGCTTTCCAAATAATAGCTTCAGATGGTTTGTAGCACTTAAAGAATTCGCACATAGCTTCGATACAAAAAAGGTGGCTACAAGGATGTAAATTCAATGCAAGGAAGAAAGCATTATCCATTCTTGGCATGATTGCCCTTGATACAAGTTGATCTCCTAGAATGTCAGCACCTCCTTGAATCATCCTTTCGGGTGTAAGATGAGCACCTTGTTTGTTTAATAAATCCCATTGTTCTCTGTATTGGTCGCGTTTTGGAAATTTCTGCAATATATAATTCAAAGCTCTTGTACGAACGGCTTTCCATAAATCTTTTCTCTCGGATTCGGAGAATAAACTCTCTATTCTTTTTGCATTGATATTAGATTTGGTTGGGAAAGATAGTAAGACTCTCCATTTATTATCTTCATTGAGAGACATGTAGCGAATTATAATTCCAGCTTCATGGACAACCCTTTGCATTGCTAATGATTCTGCGGGCAAACCCACTCTTAGAAGCGCTAAGGATGCAGACAGCGCAGTATCGGCCGTTGTTACAATTTGTATTACTGCGATAACGAATTTGCGGTTTGCTTCATCCAATACCTTCATTGCAGTTCTATCTAATCCAATTTTTCCCGCTACTCCCCATATTTCAGAACATAATTCGCTTATGAATCCGAATTCTTTATCGAAGTCTCTTTGAAAGCAATTTTGGATACCAATTATATTTGTGACAGTATCAGCAGACATTCATTCGTTCCTTTCGGACGCGCATTTGGAGTTGAAGGGCGGGTCGAGGTAGATCAAATCGACGCATTCATCGGGGAAATATTCCCGATTCCGCAGGATTTCTAAATTGTCGCCGTAATTGAGAGTGTTCATTCTTTACTCCGTTATTCAATTTCGTTACATACACAATATAAAATGCGGATTTCGGGAGCGCAAGGATTATATCTGCCCGATATCGAGCCAGCCATGATCGGCATCGGCGAGCGTTTCGTTGGGGCGGTTCGCGAACCGTGTTGCCCTGCTATTTCAAAAGAATAAATGAGGTTGTAGCCGTTGTGGAATTGTCGCCCTGAAGCATAACATGATATAATCCGCTTAGGAGGTCGAGCGAGATAGGTATCTCCGTTTCGCCATTCGAAATTCTCACGTTCGATATCGGTTCGGTGACTATGTGGCCAGAAATGTCGAAGATTTTCATATCGGCGACACAATAAATGTCACTCGAAATAGTGATCTTCCCGACGGAATTGAACGGGTTCGGATGAACATCGATTTACAATTGCTGCGGCAATCCTCGAACACCTTCACTAATATATAAAGACCGAATTTCCAGATATTTCGTCATAACCATGTCGGCAAGCAGTTCCTGTAGCGAGCCGAGGGTATCGAGATCGGGAGCAATCAACGAACCCGATCCGATAAGCGCATCGACACGCGCCCAAATCTCCTCTTCCGTAAATCGAAATCTATCGAGGATTTCATCGAGCATCTATGAATCGACGGTATATATTCCCGTGTATATTAGGTATTAGAATCACCAGCGTTATACAATTTATCGGGATAAAAATACTCGATTAGTTTTTCCATTGGAGTAAACCCTCCGATACCTTTATGTGGTTTTACCGAGTTATAACAGTTGAGATAACGCTTGAGTTCATTGATTCTGTGTGCCGATGAGTTAAATCGAGTTTTATCATGCCATTGCTCCATAATTGTTCTAAACACTCTTTCGGCTTTACCGTTTGTTCTAGGCGTCCTTACCCGCGTAAACCCTTGTTCTATCTTATGTTCTTTGCATGTCAACATGAATTCGTGATGATTCGACCGTTCCCTTGATTTCTTTTTCTAGCATTTTGATTAAGCGTTCCACCGATTTGCGAACTCGATTTCTCTCTCGACTTTCTCAAGTCGCCTGATACCATACTTAAGGCATCTAAACCGAGCATTTGTGCTCTTATGAATCGAAAAATCTCTGACGCGCTCGCTCTAATATCTTGTAAACTCTGGGCCTCGAAAAATGATAATCTTGTGCAAGGTCGCAGACTCTTCCTTTCTTTTTGAAATGAGCGTCATAAATCTCTTGTCGTTGGATCGGCGTTAGCCGAGTCCGTTTGTGAATGACCATTGGATACCTCCTGTTTTTTTCATCAAGGTAAGCATCCCGAAATTGTAAACAACCCTAATATATCCTACATAAATCGCCAAGGCTTGTGTTGTCCATCGTAAGATACATATTGTTTATGATTAATGATGCCGTATTACCTCTAATGACATAGTGATTAACATAGAATCATCTAAGACTTCCTTTACGCCAATAATTGTCGTATCTATTGCATAGAAATTCGTGTCTATAGCATCTGGATCGGAAGCGTCGATTTCAATAAGGGTGTTAGTGCTGGGGTAGCAGGTCCAGAGCGTCGTATCGGGTGCCATTGCCAGCCCGCCAAACTCATAATCCCCGTGAAAAGTCCACGTTCAGGCTGTCGTAGGTGGCTGTCTGCTGGCCATCGGCCATCGATACTCCGCAGAGCAGGGCAAGAGGGAGCAAATAAAGAATTGTGTTTTTCATGAGGTTCCTTCTAATGAAATCGAGTAGTATTTGCCAATTAATCATTATTCCCAAAAAAAAATTAGCTCTAAATCAATAATATTCGGCAATCCCAAAAATATCAAGCAGTAGTTTTTAGTTTTCTTCATAGTAATGCTCCGCTTTGCTACGCCATGCTATTCGCGCTGTCGCAAGAGTCGAGCTGCGCCCATGTGAAGTCCGCCGCGCCGCCCAGCGCGGTTGTCAACGACACACATATCGCCTCGTTCTGCTCGTCCCGCATCTGAAACCAAGTGGCTCCTGTAATACTCGCGATACACATTAAAACGGCAATTAATAAAAAAATTATTAATTTTCTATTTACCTAGAGAAACCAGAATTGCTCCGCCCACGGCAAGAACAATACCTAAAATTCTAAGTGCTGTCATTCGTTCTTTGAGAAATACTCCCGCTAAAATAAATATAAAAATATTGCTTGTTTGATTAAGTGCAGCAGCTGTCGATGCTTGTGTGAATTTCATCCCCGCTATCCAAAAAATCATTGCTAGATAAGTTCCAATTATTGCTCCTGACAGCGTAAATTTAAAGCTTCCTGCAGATTTTAATGAACCGAGAATTAATCGGCGTCTAGGACTAAAGATTAGGAATAAAAAAAGCGCTAAAATCCCACCAAATATTCGAATTTCCGTTAACCAGAGAAGAGGTAGTATATCAAGATATGGTTTAATAATAATTACACTGAGCACAATAGCAATATTCGCTGAGATTGCAGATATAATTCCTCTTTTCCAATTACCGGGAGGAAGCTTCGCTCGCTCGAAATTAGCAGTGAAGATCGCCGATAAAATTGCAATAACTCCAATAAACTGCACTACCGTAAGACTT includes the following:
- a CDS encoding T9SS type A sorting domain-containing protein translates to MDVHPNPFNSVGKITISSDIYCVADMKIFDISGHIVTEPISNVRISNGETEIPISLDLLSGLYHVMLQGDNSTTATTSFILLK
- a CDS encoding DMT family transporter is translated as MIELHNYMGEIIALITAVVWAFAVILFKRSGESVHPIALNLFKGCLAFVLLIPTILIFSELPSSSTPIVAYIALLVSGILGVGIADTLFFVGLNNLGAGLSAIAGCVYSPAIILLSYIFLGESLTVVQFIGVIAILSAIFTANFERAKLPPGNWKRGIISAISANIAIVLSVIIIKPYLDILPLLWLTEIRIFGGILALFLFLIFSPRRRLILGSLKSAGSFKFTLSGAIIGTYLAMIFWIAGMKFTQASTAAALNQTSNIFIFILAGVFLKERMTALRILGIVLAVGGAILVSLGK